GCTGGAATATTTATGTCACAATTCTGGGGAAAGAAAGATATTTCCAGCATTCATAAATTTTTAGGAATATCCCTTGTATTTGGAATAATAGCAACTATTTTTTATGCAGCAGTGGCATTTTTTATGCCTGAAAAAATAATGAATATATTTACAAAAGAAATAATTGTAATATCACTAGGAAAGAATTATTTGAGAATGGTAGCATTAAGTTACATATTTACTACTATCTCTTTAGCTTTTGCAGCTTCACTCAGAAGTATAGGACAGACAAAAATACCTATGTATGGAAGTTTAGTAGGTCTTGTATTTAATGGAATTTTAAATTATATATTCATATTTGGTAAGTTTGGAGCTCCTGCTATGGGAGTTGCTGGAGCTGCTTTAGGGACTACTGTATCAAGGTGTATGGAACTTTCTTTTATACTTTTTATTATATATAAAAATAAGAATATTGTAGCAGGAAATTTATCTCAGCTTTTAAATTTTGATTTTTCTCTTGTGATAAAATTTTTTAAAACGGCTACACCAGTTATATTTAATGATGTAATGTGGATTGGTGGAATAACAGCATATTTTGTGGCTTATTCAAAGTTAGGAACAAATGCTACTGCAACTATGCAGATAGCCAATACAATAAATAATGTATTTAATATATTTGGAATAGGTATAGCTTCAGCGTCTGCGATATTGATAGGGAACAAGATAGGAGCAGGTCTTGAGGAAGAAGCAAAAAAAGATGCTTTAAAAATATCAGTATTTGGAGTCATGATTGGAATAATAATAGGAGTAGTATTTTTTGTGGTAGCTCCACTTATAGCAATGCTGTTTAAAATAACTCCAGAAACATATCAGAATGTGATAGTTGTACTGAGGATAATGGCAGCAGCTCTTCCTTTAAGATTTTTTGGAATAGTACAGATTATAGGTGTGCTTCGTGGAGGAGGAGATGTTCTCTATGCAATAGTAACGGAATTAGTAGCTGTCTGGTGCATTGGAGTTCCGTTATCATTTTTAGGAGCTGTATATTTTAAATTTCCAATAGTTTTAGTATATTTGATGGTGTGTTTAGAAGAGCCATTTAAAGTGGTAGCTACTGTTCCAAGACTTCGTTCAGGAAAGTGGATAAAAAATTTAATAAAGTAATAAAGAAGGGCACTTCAGTTGAGGTGTCTTTTTAATTTATCCAAAATTAAGAAAAGGAATAGATAAAATAGTAGTATTTTTGGTATGAGTACTGGAAATAAATGTAAAAAAATATAAAATAAATAAAAAGGCAGGGGGAAAATCTCTGTCTTTTTTTATACTTAAGAAATTTTTATAAAGTGACATAATTTCGTTTTTTATGCCGCAAATACGTTTATTTATATACATAAAAAACTTTTTTAGAATTTTTTGTATTTTTATTGACATAAAATAAAAAATATTATATATTTATATCAACTAAGTAATGTATATCCATCAAATAAACGTATATACGATATAAATGGAGGAGCGAAGATGTATGAAGAATTATTGAAAGTATTGAGAAAAGAAAAAATAGTAGCAATATTAAGAGATGTTCCTTTAGAAAAATTTGAAAAAACATTAGAAATTTTAAAAAAAGAAGGAATAAAGATTTTAGAAATAACATTAAACAGTAAAGATGTAGAGAAACAATTTGAAATACTTAAAGAAAAATATTTGAATGATTTTGTAATTGGAGCAGGAACAGTAGTAACCCTAGAGGGATTAAATTTTGCTGTAGAAAATGGAGCTAAATTTATACTTACACCTAATATAGATGAAGAAATATTAAAAGAAGCAGAAAAGATTGGAATATTGTGTGTATGTGGATTTTTTACAGCTTCTGAAGCTATGAAAGCTAAGAAATACAGTTGCTGTAAAATTTTAAAATTATTTCCAGCAGGAGAAGTTCCATTTTCTTATTTAAAATCTCTTAAGGGTCCAATAAATGATCTTGAATGTATGGCAGTAGGAGGTGTTAACAGAAATAATGTTTCTGAATTTTTAAAAGCAGGTTTCAGCTGTCTTGGTATAGGAAGTTCTCTAGTGGATAATAAACTAATAAAGGCAGGGAAATTTGATGAATTAAGAGAGAATATAATTGCTATAAAAAAAGCTGCTGAAAGTTTTTAGCAAGGAAATGGTGAAAATGAAAAAAATAGTAACAATAGATGCAGGAACTTCTAATTTAAGAATCAGAATTGTAGAAGGAAAAAATATAATTTTCGAAAAAAAAGAAAATTATGGAGTAAAAATCGGAAAAGAAAAATTTAAAAATGAACTATATAAACTTTTAAAAGAATGTATAAAAGAAAATAAAATAGAGAAAGAAGAAATTGAATGTATAATTGCTTCAGGAATGATAACTTCTGCTTTGGGATTGATGGAAATAGAACATTTGTATGTTCCTGTATCTTTAGAAAAATTTTCTAAAAGTATGGTAAAAGTAAAATTCTTTGAATTTGAAATATATTTAATAACAGGAATAAAAGTAGAAAAAGAATATTTTAAAGAAGAACATCTAAAAAGTATAGATGTAATAAGGGGAGAAGAGGTAGAAGTATTTGGAATACTTGAAGAGATAAAAGTAGATGAACCAACACTTGTAATTCTTCCAGGATCACATAATAAATTTATAGAAGTATCTGATGGAAATATAGTGGACCTTCTTACAACTATGAGTGGAGAAATTTATGATGTGATGACCAAATATACTATATTGAAAACTTCTGTAGATGAAAAATTTGCTGATAAAATAGAAAAAAAATATTTAGAATTAGGAAATAAAATAGGAAAAAAATATGGAATAAATCAAGGTTCATTTATGCTAAGAGGTTTAGATTTATCAGAAAAGCTTACAATAAATGAAAAATCTAACTATCTTTTAGGATTAGTTTTAAGTGAAGATATAACATCATTAGAAAAAAATGGTTATTTGAAAAAATATAAAAAGTTAATAATAGCAGGGGGGAATATAATTGCTAAAGGGTTATTTGAACTATTGTCAGAAATGAAGCTAGATAATGATATTCGGATAATAAGTTCAAATGAGTTAGCAACAAAGGGAGCATTAAAAATTTGGGAACAAAGCAAAAAATAAGGTGGGATATTATGTTAAATAAGTCAACTTTGAAGACAATGGAAATACTTGAAAAAATTTCTAATTCAAAAAATGGAATGACAATAACACAGCTTTCAAAAGAATTGGAAATTCCAAGAAGTTCTGTAGATGATATAGTTAAAGCTTTAATTTTTAAGAAATATCTTTATTGCTGTGATGAAAGTCTGAAATTGTATCAGCTTGGAAATAAAATATTTGAACTTTCATTAAAAATGAGAAGCAAGAGAGAAGTACTGGATATAGTGACCCCATTTTTAAGAGAATTAGTTAATGAATTTAATGATACATTGTTTTTTGGTTTAAAAGATGGAGATGATATATTATATCTTTCAAAAATAGAAAGCTCAAAAACTGTGAGAACTACAGCAGTATTAGGAAGCAGAAAATCATTGTACTATACAGGGCTTGGAAAGGCTATCCTATCAACTTATTCTGAAAAAGATTTAGATGAATATATTGCCAGAACTAAATTAGAACCTAAAACAGACTATACAATAGTTGATTCAGATAAATTAAAAAAAGATATTTTAGAAACAAAAAAGAGAGGATATTCTATAGATTACAGAGAAGGAGATATAGAAGTTTCTTGTGTAGCAGCTCCAATATATCAAGAAGGAAAAATATTTGGTGCCATAAGTTTAGCAGGATTATATACAACAATAGATGAAGAGGAAACAAGAAAAAGAGGAAAAAAAATAAAAGACACAGCTGAAAAAATATCAGAAATTTTAAATTAAGAAATTAGGAGGAATGAGGATGAAAAAGTTATTAATAGTTTGCATGTTTATTGTTTTATCAACGTTTGGATATGCTGAAAAAGTTATGAGAGTAGGGCTGGGAGTTCCAGAGTCGCATTTTGAATATAAAGGAATGGAACTTTTTAAGAAAAATCTTGAAGAGAAGACAAATAAAGAAATAAGAGTAGAACTTTATCCATCAAATCAAATTGGAGTTGATCAAGAGGTTTTAGAACAAATCAAATTTGGAGCAGCTCATATGAATCTTCCAGATCCAGCAGTATTAGGAACATTTGTAAAAGAATTTCAGTTTCTATCTTTTCCTTTCATATTTGATACTCAGGAAAAAGCTATGGAAGTATGTAATGGCGAATGGGGAGATGAACTATTAAAGAAATTAGAAAAAGCAGGATATGTAGGACTAGGATTTGGACCATTTGGTTTTAGACATGTAACTAACAATGCAAGAGAAATAAAATCTATTGAAGATTTTAAAGGATTGAAAATTAGAACAATGCAAAATCCGTTACATTTAAAAGTATTTAGAGCTTTGGGAGCAAATCCTACACCAATGCCATTCAGTGAACTATTTTCTGCTCTTCAGCAAGGTGTTGTAGATGGACAGGAAAATCCAATGATGAATATTTATTCTCAAAAAATTTCAGAAGTTCAAAAATATGGAACTATGACAGGACATGTATATAGTTGGGTTGTATTAGTTGTTGGAAAAATTTCTATGATTCATTGACACCAGAGCAACAAACTATAATGCAGGAATCTGCTGATATAGCTATAGCTTATATGGCAGAATCAGTGGCAAAAGATGATGAAACAGCAAGAGAAGAAATGGCAAAAACAGGGTTAGTATTTGTAGAACCTTCTGAAGAGTTTAAAACAAAAATAAAAGAGATAGTAGCTCCAATATTAGAAAAAGAAGGAGATAAAATCAATAAAGATATGTATAAAAAACTTAAAGAAGCAACAAAATAAATTTTTGATGAATAGGAGATAAAGATGGGCGAAAGAAAAGAATTTGAGTACTATGTAATAACTGGAGCAATGTTGTTGCTTGTACTTATGGGAGTGCTGCAAATATTATTCAGATTTGTTCTCAATTTTTCTTTATCATGGACAGAGGAGTTAAGCAGATATTTATTTATCTTGATGGTCTATACTGGAGCTTCATTAGCTCTAAAAAGAAAAAAGCATGTTAGAGTGGAATTGATAGATATTTATGTAAAGAGTAAAATAAAAAAATATATTTTTATATTTAATGATATAGTAATGATTTGGTTGTTATTATTAGTAGGTTATGCAGGATTAAAAATCTCTATGACAACATATGAGATGGAACAGTTATCTCCTGCTTTGGGATTGCCTATGTACTTAGTTTATGGAATAATTCCGCTGACTTTCTTATTTGGAGCTTGCAGAGCTTTCCAAGTTTTGATTGCTGAAATCAAAGGAGGAAAAGAATAACAATGCAAATATTTATGATAATGATGATAATATTTATAATTGCTATATTTATAGGAATTCCCATTGCATACTGTATAGGTATTTCTGGACTGGTAGGATTGTTTATCAGTGGAATAAGTGTAGAATTTGTAGCCAAAACAGTTTTTACAGGATTGGATAGTTACACATTTCTAGCTATACCAATGTTTATCCTTGCAGGGCTGATAATGGAAAAGGGTGGAATATCCAATAGGCTGATAAAACTTGCCACTTCATTAGTAGGAAATGTTTATGGGGGATTAGGAATAATAACAGTTATAGCTTGTTTCTTCTTCGCTGCTATTTCAGGATCTTCTCCAGCAACAGTTGCAGCTATTGGGGCAATGATGATTCCAGCAATGAAAGAAGAAGGATATGATACAGCTTTTGCAGGAGCTTTAACAGCGGCTTCTGGTTCTATGGGAGTATTAGTTCCTCCATCAGTTACAATGATAATATACGCAATTACAGCAGAGGTATCAATAGGAGAATTATTCCTTGCAGGATTTGTACCTGGAGCACTTTTAACAGTGTGTTTGATAGTTACTGTATATATAATAGCTAAAAAGAATAACTACAGAAGTAAAAAAGTTGAAAGATTGTCAGGTAAAGATTTTCTTAAAGCTGTTTGGAATGCTAAATGGTCAATGTTAATTCCATTTATAATCCTGGGAGGAATATACAGTGGAATATTTACAGCAACTGAATCTGCAATTGTAGCAGTTGTTTATGCTTTAGTAATAAGTATATTTGTTCATAAGGAATTAAAATTCTCACAAGTGCCTATTATAGTAGCACAGGCAGCTTTGACAACATCAACTGTAGTAATAATTTTAGGGTTTGCAATTGCCTTTGCAAGATATTTAACAATGGCACAAATTCCACAAGAGTTTGCAAAAGAGATATTGAGTTTAACAAATAATGTATATGTAATATATTTGATGTTTATAGTTTTGGCATTTGTAGCTGGAACTTTTATGGCAATAGAAGCACAGATTTTAATTTTTACTCCAATGTTCCTTCCAATATTAAAGAATTTAGGAGTAGATCCAATACATTTTGGAATAATATTTATAATTTCAGCTCAAATAGGATTCTTAACACCACCTGTTGGAGTAAATCTATTTGTAGCTCAGGGAATATCTAATTGTTCAATAGTAGAACTTTCTAAAAGGATATTGCCATTCTTGGCTGCAATGACTTTTGCACAAATGGTACTATTGATATTTCCTGACATAGTAATGTGTTTACCTAGATTATTTTTTTAAGGAGATGTGATTAAATGAAAATAGCAAAATATGAATTATTTGAAATTCCACCAAGATGGTTATTTTTGAGAATAGAAACAGATACTGGATTAGTTGGATGGGGAGAACCAGTAGTAGAGGGAAGAGCAAGTACTGTAAAAGGTGCAGTAAAAGAATTAATGGATAACTATATGATTGGAAAAAATCCACTGGCAATAGAAGATCACTGGAATGTATTATACAGAGGAGGATTCTATAGAGGAGGAGCTATTATGATGAGTGCCCTTGCTGGAATAGACCAAGCCCTTTGGGATATAAAAGGAAAATATTTAAATCAGCCAGTGTATGAATTAATGGGTGGAAAATGCAGAGATAAAATGAAGGTTTATTCTTGGATAGGTGGAGATAGACCCAATGATGTAGCAGCAGCAGCTAAAGAAAAACAAGATCAAGGATTTACTGCAATAAAGATGAATGCTACTGAAGAGCTACAATTTATTGATTCATACGAAAAAATAGATGCTGTTTTAGAAAGAGTAGAAGCTATAAGAAAAGCAACTGGAAAATATTTTGGAATTGCTGTGGATTTTCATGGAAGAGTTCATAAACCTATGGCCAAGATATTGGCTAAAAAATTAGAACAATATGATTTGATGTTTATAGAAGAACCAGTTTTATGTGAGAATAAAGAATCTTTTAGAGATATTGCCAATGCTACTTCTATTCCAATAGCAACAGGAGAAAGACTATTCTCAAGATGGGATTTTAAAGATATATTATCTAGTGGATATGTAGATATAATACAGCCAGATTTATCACATGCTGGAGGAATTACAGAAGTTAAAAAGATTGCTTCAATGGCAGAGGCATATGATATAGCAGTAGCTCCACATTGTCCATTAGGACCAATAGCTCTTGCTGCATGCCTTCATTTAGATGCAACTACATATAATGCTGTAATTCAAGAACAAAGTATGGGTATTCATTACAATAAGGGAAAAGATGTTTTAGATTATGTAAAAAATAAAGAAGATTTTAAATTTACAGAAGGATATGTAAATATTTGCTCAAAAGCAGGATTAGGAGTAGATGTTAATGAAGAACTTGTAAGAGAACTTTCTAAAACTCCTCATAATTGGAAAAATCCTATATGGAGACATAAAGATGGTTCATTTGCTGAATGGTAAAAATAAAGGGATAGATGAAAATTTTTCATCTATCTCTTTTTGTATTTACATTTCTAATATTATTTTATTTAAAACTTCTAGAGGAGATAAATCACGAAATTCATCTCTCATCTTTTTTTTCTTTGCTTCTATCTCAGCTTTTTCTTCTGGGGTAAGAGCGTTGGGATCATACTCTGGAGGAGCCATATATTTTCTTATATTATATTTTGATACTACTCTATCAACAGGATCAAAATAGATTGTAAGAATAGTTTCTTTAAGAGAATCCTCATTTTTTAATATTTTTTAGGAAGAAGTTTTTTTAATATGTCTTTATGTTCGTCAGTATTATTTAAATAATAACTTCCATTATAATAAGTTATACCATAAAATCTATTTTTTTTAGCAATAACAAAATCGGGCTTTCCAAAAAATTCTCTCATTTCTTTTTCAGTAGATCTATATGGTATTATAACAGGATTCAGAGATCTTTCTACGTGGAAGACGAGCATTTTTTCTGTTATAGAAGAACAGCCAGTCAAGAAAAAAATACAAATAATAACATAAAAAAGTCTAAGAAATTTATTTGAATTCAAGAGAATATCCTCCTTAAATTATATATGTTTTTCTATGAAAATTATAACATATAATTATGGCTTTTTTAGAAAATTTCAAAATAAAAATATAAAAAAAATATAAATATGGTATCATAAATTATTAAGACAAATTTTAGAAAAAATAGAGTGAAAATGATATTAAAAATAGACAGAGAAAAAATTTAAAAAGAATGCTTTGAATTATTAATACCTATTTTAATTTTAAAGAGGGACAGTATAATTCTTATAAAAAGTATTTTAGAGATGAAAATATTTTGAGATTAATTAAAAATATGATAAAAATAGTAGAAAAATTTCTTTCAAGAAGATATGTTGAAATAGATAAATTTAGGAGAGAATTATTTATTTTTAGAAAATTACATAGATCCTGTAAAAATAAAGTGAGGCTGGATTTTAACCAGCCTCAAATACTTTATTTAGTTTTATCAGATATAATTGCTCCAGATGCAGCGCCAACACCAGCACCTACTATAGTACCAGTATTACCTCCAATTATATGTCCTGCTACAGCACCAACTGCTGCACCAGTAGCTATATGTTTTTCAGTACGAGTACAACCTGCGAATACGATGGTTAATACAGCCATTATTAAAAAAGTTTTTTTCATTTTTATCCCTCCTTTTGTAATGAAATAAGTTACCCTTCTCATTAAGAGATATACAAAAAAATTATATTTATCCTTTATAATTTAATGATAACATATTTTTTACCTTTATAGATAATATTTTCTTGAATTTTTTTATTTATCTTTTCAAATTTTCTATGAGTATACTTTCTAGCATGCTTAGGAGGATAATCTTCAAAAGTCCTAGATGACATAAGCGCAATAGTAAGATCAAGTTCAGCTTTATCAGGAGTTACAAGATAATCTTCACCAGAAAAAGAAAAAAGTATTCCAGGGTACATATGATCATTTTTTATTTGTTTAAAGTTAAAGGTTTTTCCTGTTTTATTAACAAGAAATTGTCCAAGGGCATTTATTCTATCTATCATTTATTTTTCACCTTCTTTTTTCCTGATTTTTTATTTTTTAATGATTGAGAACCAAATTTTTTTGAAATAGATTTTTTTTCAATAGTTTTCTTTTTAGCAACAGAATAGCCAAAACTTCCAATAGCTTCTTTAGGCATTGGAAAGTATTCACCATGAGAATAACTTATAAGATTTGCCCATTCAAAATGAATTTTTTCATTTTCATCAAGAAGTCTTGAATCTATATGAGAACAAAGTACTTCTGCAAGAAAGAGCTCATGTGTTCCTAATGGAATTATATTTTTAACTTTACATTCTATATTTACAGGACATTCATCAATATATGAACTTTTTACCTCTGTACCTTCTATCATGGTAAACTTCATTTCTTCTATTTTATTGTTGGTTCTTCCAGAACGAACACCACAATAGTCTGTTTCTCTGGTAAGTTTTCTAGTTGGAAGATTTACTGTAAATTCCATAGTTTCTTTTATATATTCATATGAAAGTCTTTCAGGCCTGATAGAGATAGATAACATAGGAGGTTTTGTACAAATAGTACCAGTCCATGCTACAGTGAAAACATTTTCTTTACCTTCAGAATTTCTACTTGTAACAAGAACTACAGGAACGGGATTAAGTACAACGCTTCCCTTAAATAGGTTTTTTTTCATAATATATCCTTTCTTTGATTATTTCATTTTTAGAAAATTATAACATTTTTTCTTAATTGCTACAAATAATAAAATAAGGATTGTTGTTGCTTATAGAAAAACCATATGATATACTAAGATTATAAAGTTGAGTGAAAAAGGTGAAACTTATGAATAATTATGTTATTTTAAAAGGGAAAAAAGACAGATTAGTGATACATTTAAATTCAGAAGTAGATTTTTTGACTCTTAGAGACAGCTTAGTCGAAAAAGTAAGAGAGGCTAGGAATTTTATTGGAAATGTTCAGTTGGCTATTGAATTTAGCAACAGGATATTATCAGAATTAGAGGAAAATGTACTAATTGATCTAATAAAATTAAATAGTGATATTAATATCACTTATGTATTTTCTGAGAGTGGCTCTGAAAAAAAAGACAAGATAAAATTCTTTAAGGCTGTAACAGAAGAAGGACCTACAAAATTTTTTAGGGGTACTTTGAGATCTGGAAGTAAGTTGGAATATGATGGAAACATAGTAATTTTAGGAGATGTGAATCCTGGAGCACTAGTAAGAGCAAGAGGGAATGTAATAGTTCTTGGATATTTAAATGGTACTATATATGCTGGTCTTGATGAAGATTCAGATGCTTTTATAGGAGCTAATTTTATGAATCCCATTCAAATGGTAATTGGTGCAGTTACTGCAAAGCCTATGCAAAAAGAGATTCTTGATACCAACAAGATAGACAGAAAAGGTGGATTCAAAATAGCTTACATCAAAAACAATGAAATATTTATCGAAGATTTTAGCACACGTTCATTTTGTGAATAACCAAAAATTTATGTTGGGAGTGGATTAAGATGGCAAAGGTGTTTGTAGTTACATCAGGAAAGGGAGGAGTAGGTAAAACAACTACTACTGCTAACCTTGGAGCTGGTCTGGCTCTTAAAGGCAATAAAGTGCTTTTAATAGATACAGATATTGGGTTAAGAAATCTTGATGTTGTAATAGGGCTTGAAAATAGAATAGTTTATGATTTAGTTGATGTGATAGAAGGAAGATGCAGAATAGCACAGGCTCTTATTAAGGATAAGAGATGTTCTAATTTGTGTCTTTTGCCAGCTGCACAGATTAGAGATAAAAATGATATAAATGGAGATCAGATGAAAACTCTGATAGAAGCTTTGAGAAAAGATTTTGATTATATAATAATAGATTGCCCTGCTGGAATTGAGCAAGGTTTTAAAAATGCAATAGCAGCAGCAGACGAAGCTATTGTAGTGACAACTCCTGAAATATCTGCAACAAGAGATGCAGATAGAATAATTGGATTATTAGAAGCTAATGATATAAGAAATCCAAAGCTTATAATTAATCGTATAAAAATGGATATGGTAAAAGCAGGGAATATGCTTGGAGTAGAAGATATTTTAGATATTCTTGCAATACCTTTGCTTGGAGTTATTCCCGATGATGAAAATATAGTTATATCAACTAATAAAGGAGAACCTTTAGTATATAAAGGGGAGTCTTTAGCAGCAGAAGCATATAGAAATGTGGTATTAAGAATGACAGGGAAAGAGGTTCCTTTTCTTGATTTAGATGTGAAGCAGGGATTCTTTGATAAACTAAAAATGGTTTTTGGAAAGTAGGTGTATTATGGGAATTTTTGATTTTTTTAAAAAAAGTGATACTCAATCTAAAAATATTGCTAAAGACAGACTTAAATTAGTTTTAATTCATGACAGAGCAATGTTACCTTCTGGTGTACTTGAAGATATGAAAGATGATATAATAGCTGCAATATCAAAGTATGTAGATATTGATAGGAATAGTTTAAATATAGAAGTGGCTCAAAGTCCAGAAAATAAAAGAAGAACAACTTTGATAGCCAATATACCATTAATAATAAAAAAAACTGAAGAAGAATAATAAAAATATTATGATAAATAAGAAATGGCAAAATAGAAAAAGACAGAATTTAGAGAGAACTCTATTTTCTGTCTTTTTTCTTCCTATTTTTTAGAAGATTTTCATTTTTAAATTTATTTATTTTTATAAAAAAATCAAAAATAGTTTTAAGTTCGCTATCAGTAAAATTATCTTCTAGAAATAGTTCTATTTCTTTTTCTTTTTTTAAAAACTGCTTGTATATATTTAAATATATTTTTGTTCCAGATTTTGTAAGTGAAAGAAATACCTCTTTTTTATTAGGTGGCATTTGAAAAGTTTCTATAAGGTCAATAGAGTGAAGCTTTTTAATAGCTTTGCTAGTGTATCCTTTACTACTTTTCATTTTTTTTGATAATTGAGTAATATTTATATTTTCATTAGAACCAATATGATAAATAAATTATAATCAGATATATTAAGATTAGAAATTATATCTATTTCTAAAAACTCGTCCTCTTTTTCAGATAGATATTGAAATTCTTTCATACTTAGATATATTTCTGGGATAAATCTATTTCTGGGTT
Above is a window of Fusobacterium varium DNA encoding:
- the minD gene encoding Cell division inhibitor MinD produces the protein MAKVFVVTSGKGGVGKTTTTANLGAGLALKGNKVLLIDTDIGLRNLDVVIGLENRIVYDLVDVIEGRCRIAQALIKDKRCSNLCLLPAAQIRDKNDINGDQMKTLIEALRKDFDYIIIDCPAGIEQGFKNAIAAADEAIVVTTPEISATRDADRIIGLLEANDIRNPKLIINRIKMDMVKAGNMLGVEDILDILAIPLLGVIPDDENIVISTNKGEPLVYKGESLAAEAYRNVVLRMTGKEVPFLDLDVKQGFFDKLKMVFGK
- a CDS encoding cell division topological specificity factor MinE, which gives rise to MGIFDFFKKSDTQSKNIAKDRLKLVLIHDRAMLPSGVLEDMKDDIIAAISKYVDIDRNSLNIEVAQSPENKRRTTLIANIPLIIKKTEEE
- the minC gene encoding Septum site-determining protein MinC; protein product: MNNYVILKGKKDRLVIHLNSEVDFLTLRDSLVEKVREARNFIGNVQLAIEFSNRILSELEENVLIDLIKLNSDINITYVFSESGSEKKDKIKFFKAVTEEGPTKFFRGTLRSGSKLEYDGNIVILGDVNPGALVRARGNVIVLGYLNGTIYAGLDEDSDAFIGANFMNPIQMVIGAVTAKPMQKEILDTNKIDRKGGFKIAYIKNNEIFIEDFSTRSFCE